Proteins from a single region of Candidatus Binatia bacterium:
- the msrB gene encoding peptide-methionine (R)-S-oxide reductase MsrB, translated as MKRAEFAAAAAALVAGFGFARSGRASGQAYAVTHSDSEWLAILGPERFDILRRGGTEPAFSSPLIGEKRAGIYRCAGCALTLFTSATKYDSGDGWPSFWNVLQNTTRTQNDYALIEPRTEVHCRRCGGHLGHIFDDGPPPTHLRYCIDGLALRFVPNKAAT; from the coding sequence ATGAAACGCGCGGAGTTCGCAGCAGCCGCCGCTGCGCTGGTCGCCGGGTTCGGCTTCGCGCGGTCCGGACGAGCCTCCGGGCAAGCCTATGCGGTAACGCACAGCGACTCCGAGTGGCTCGCCATCTTGGGACCGGAACGCTTTGACATTCTGCGCCGCGGCGGTACCGAACCGGCCTTTTCGAGTCCCCTGATCGGCGAGAAACGCGCGGGGATCTATCGCTGCGCCGGCTGCGCGTTGACGCTGTTCACTTCTGCAACGAAGTACGACAGCGGCGACGGGTGGCCGTCGTTCTGGAACGTGCTACAGAACACAACGCGCACGCAGAACGACTACGCGCTGATCGAGCCGCGCACAGAAGTGCACTGCAGGAGGTGCGGAGGACACCTGGGTCACATCTTCGACGACGGGCCGCCGCCTACGCATCTGCGTTATTGCATCGACGGCCTCGCGCTGCGATTCGTCCCGAACAAGGCCGCCACGTAG
- a CDS encoding SDR family oxidoreductase gives MKRFEAKVSLITGSSRGIGRALALTLAREGASVVVNYQRNAEMAEQAVREIEALGSRAIAVQANMESTEDIDRLFECVDAEFGRLDHFVSNAAASSFKKIADLKAHNLDRSFDLNVRAFVLGAQRAVKLMKRGGRIAVLSSYGSIRAYPTYANLGSNKAAIEAWVRYMAVEFAPGGINVNAVNGGLIDTESCAYFYQNVAGMAPIESVLSKIPKGRMGTTQEVADTIAFLLAPESEYITGQTIRVDGGLSVIAPPFYADVSPPLSLS, from the coding sequence GTGAAACGCTTCGAAGCGAAGGTATCGCTCATCACCGGCAGCTCACGCGGAATCGGCCGAGCGTTGGCGCTCACGCTCGCGCGTGAAGGCGCTTCGGTGGTCGTCAACTACCAGCGCAACGCCGAGATGGCGGAGCAGGCCGTGCGTGAGATCGAGGCGCTGGGCTCGCGCGCGATCGCCGTGCAGGCGAACATGGAGAGCACCGAGGATATCGATCGCCTCTTCGAATGCGTCGACGCAGAGTTCGGACGCCTCGATCACTTCGTTTCCAACGCCGCCGCCAGCTCGTTCAAGAAGATCGCCGACTTGAAGGCGCACAACCTGGACCGCTCGTTCGACCTCAACGTCCGTGCCTTCGTCCTGGGCGCGCAGCGCGCCGTCAAACTCATGAAGCGCGGCGGCCGGATAGCGGTGCTCTCAAGCTATGGGAGTATCCGCGCGTACCCGACGTACGCGAACCTCGGCTCGAACAAGGCAGCCATCGAGGCGTGGGTCCGCTACATGGCCGTGGAGTTCGCGCCGGGCGGCATCAACGTCAACGCCGTCAACGGGGGGCTCATCGACACGGAATCGTGCGCGTACTTCTATCAAAACGTCGCGGGCATGGCCCCGATCGAGTCCGTCCTGTCCAAGATCCCGAAGGGCCGAATGGGTACTACGCAAGAGGTCGCCGACACGATCGCGTTTCTGCTCGCGCCGGAGTCCGAGTACATCACCGGCCAGACGATCCGCGTGGACGGCGGCTTGAGCGTGATCGCTCCGCCGTTTTACGCCGACGTGTCTCCGCCGCTTTCGCTCAGCTAG
- the aroA gene encoding 3-phosphoshikimate 1-carboxyvinyltransferase encodes MNLLVKGTSGPLTGEVEVPNSKYHAHRALILASLAQGTSRIRGLSDARHVQYTMDVLRALGTKIEVDGQTLVVSGGPYHVKRKVVSVGSSGSTLYFMIGLAALADAPITLTAQKYFRRRPVGPLLDALAHMGLRFESARGCPPIAIEPGRPRGGTIVIPGTLSQWISGLLLLAPFARERTVIEVEGEPNERPYIALTAEMMREFNLHVRIAPDFRRFEVEPGQTARPATVELPPDIGSAAFGLAVTAIHPSDVLFRGLQKLPGELPDHPEGAFLDIVADMGLPMAYDAHAHAVRVRHDGIELRAVHVDCRDIPDMLPILSTLGTFARGETVLENIEHVRLKESDRVAAMLQLNRMGGRLELHADRLVVHGVSQLFGAKLSSFNDHRILMSLAVAASRAEGQSTLTYPNAYRISYPRFLDAMRSIGVPMSITDGPANGRHDKPKPLLSMLKPDRAATLTLPELLIRHAGESPMELAVVEARDGGDATLTWAELRDRVDRTAMLLLQLGVRPGEPVAFQLPNCIEFVIVALATLRIGAICCPLMPIFREREVAFCLRRSRARVLFVPDEARGRRHAAEIAAMLIEAAAFRGNLPLQLEHVVVSTSGRRTHSLPAPDNADGSVQWLRFQEALANVEIDAGLLDARGAAPTALAQLLFTSGTSGEPKGVLHRNDVLMRAAAMEVEHLGLSGDDRIFVPSPLAHQTGFLYGMWLAIVMGVPQILQSVWDAPRALRALNDWDGTFVQAATPFLADMVKAVEDGNRPPAALRIFVATGAAVPRGLAERATRVLGTAVCGAWGTTESCLGSLSAPGDEAAKVWGTDGRALRGIGLRITDPQGRSLPAGEEGHFEVRSPTMFEGYADHADWTASAFTSDGWFRTGDLGVMDESGYIRITGRLRDVINRGGEKIPVAEVEQLLGDHPAIDDVAIVAMPDARLGERACAFVVLRQGAGLDFDRMQHYLDACQVAKHYWPERLEIVNELPRTPSGKVQKYVLRERAKSLRPSPRVKEKIS; translated from the coding sequence ATGAATCTCCTCGTCAAAGGAACGAGCGGACCGCTGACCGGCGAGGTCGAGGTTCCGAACTCGAAGTACCACGCGCACCGCGCGCTCATCCTTGCGTCGCTTGCTCAAGGCACGAGCCGGATTCGCGGCCTGTCCGATGCGCGTCACGTGCAATACACGATGGACGTGCTGCGCGCGCTCGGCACGAAGATCGAAGTGGACGGTCAGACGTTGGTGGTCAGCGGCGGCCCCTATCACGTGAAACGCAAGGTCGTTTCGGTCGGTAGCTCCGGTTCGACGCTCTATTTCATGATCGGTCTCGCGGCGCTCGCGGACGCGCCGATCACGCTGACCGCACAGAAGTACTTCCGTCGCCGTCCGGTCGGACCGCTCCTCGACGCGCTCGCGCACATGGGCCTGCGTTTCGAATCGGCACGGGGGTGTCCGCCGATTGCGATCGAGCCGGGAAGGCCGCGCGGCGGGACGATCGTCATCCCCGGAACGCTGTCGCAGTGGATTTCCGGCCTGCTGCTGCTCGCGCCGTTCGCGCGGGAACGGACCGTGATCGAGGTCGAGGGCGAGCCGAACGAGCGGCCGTACATCGCGCTGACGGCCGAGATGATGCGCGAGTTCAACCTGCACGTGCGCATCGCGCCCGACTTCCGGCGCTTCGAGGTGGAACCCGGTCAGACCGCGCGTCCCGCGACCGTCGAGCTCCCGCCCGACATCGGCTCAGCGGCGTTCGGACTCGCCGTTACCGCGATCCATCCGTCCGACGTGCTGTTCCGCGGCCTGCAGAAACTCCCAGGTGAGCTGCCGGATCATCCCGAGGGCGCGTTCTTGGACATCGTTGCCGATATGGGACTGCCGATGGCGTACGACGCGCACGCGCACGCTGTGCGGGTCCGGCATGACGGCATCGAGCTGCGCGCCGTGCACGTCGACTGCCGCGACATTCCCGACATGCTGCCGATCCTCTCGACGCTCGGCACGTTCGCTCGCGGCGAGACGGTCCTCGAAAACATCGAGCACGTTCGCCTCAAGGAGTCGGATCGGGTCGCAGCGATGCTGCAGCTCAATCGCATGGGCGGCCGGCTCGAGCTCCACGCCGATCGTCTCGTCGTTCACGGCGTGTCGCAGCTCTTCGGCGCGAAGCTCTCCTCCTTCAACGATCACCGGATCCTGATGTCGCTCGCCGTCGCGGCCTCGCGCGCCGAGGGGCAGAGCACGCTGACCTATCCGAACGCGTATCGCATCTCGTATCCGCGCTTTCTGGATGCGATGCGCAGCATCGGCGTTCCCATGTCGATCACCGACGGACCGGCGAACGGTCGTCACGACAAGCCAAAACCGCTTCTGTCGATGCTCAAGCCGGACCGCGCTGCAACGCTGACGCTCCCCGAGCTGCTGATCCGGCACGCCGGCGAGTCGCCGATGGAGCTGGCCGTGGTCGAGGCGCGCGACGGCGGCGACGCGACGCTCACGTGGGCGGAGCTGCGCGACAGGGTCGACCGCACGGCAATGTTGCTGCTGCAGCTCGGCGTGCGCCCGGGCGAGCCCGTCGCGTTCCAGCTGCCCAACTGCATCGAATTCGTTATCGTCGCGCTCGCGACGCTGCGAATCGGAGCGATCTGCTGTCCGCTGATGCCGATCTTCCGCGAGCGCGAGGTCGCCTTCTGCCTGCGGCGCTCGCGCGCGCGCGTGCTCTTCGTCCCGGACGAGGCGCGAGGCCGCCGGCACGCCGCCGAGATCGCCGCGATGCTCATCGAAGCCGCGGCCTTCAGGGGCAACCTGCCGCTGCAACTCGAGCACGTCGTCGTCTCGACGAGCGGCCGTCGGACCCATTCGCTTCCCGCGCCCGACAACGCCGACGGATCGGTGCAGTGGCTCCGCTTTCAAGAGGCGTTGGCGAACGTCGAAATCGACGCCGGGCTCCTCGACGCGCGGGGGGCCGCGCCGACCGCGCTCGCGCAGCTGCTCTTCACGTCGGGGACCTCGGGCGAGCCCAAGGGCGTGCTGCATCGCAACGACGTCTTGATGCGCGCCGCCGCGATGGAAGTCGAACACCTAGGGCTGTCGGGCGACGATCGAATCTTCGTTCCATCGCCGCTCGCGCATCAAACCGGTTTCCTGTACGGAATGTGGCTCGCGATCGTGATGGGCGTCCCTCAGATCCTGCAGTCGGTCTGGGACGCCCCGCGCGCACTCCGCGCGCTCAACGACTGGGACGGGACGTTCGTGCAAGCCGCGACTCCGTTCTTGGCCGACATGGTCAAGGCCGTCGAGGACGGTAACCGTCCGCCCGCGGCTCTGCGCATCTTCGTCGCCACCGGAGCGGCGGTGCCGCGGGGGCTGGCCGAACGGGCTACGCGCGTCCTGGGCACCGCGGTGTGCGGCGCGTGGGGCACGACCGAGTCGTGTCTCGGGTCCCTCTCCGCGCCCGGGGACGAGGCCGCCAAGGTGTGGGGCACGGACGGCCGCGCGCTGCGCGGCATCGGCCTGCGCATCACCGACCCGCAGGGACGCTCGCTTCCGGCCGGAGAGGAGGGCCACTTCGAGGTCCGCTCGCCGACGATGTTTGAGGGGTACGCCGACCATGCCGACTGGACGGCGTCGGCGTTCACGAGCGACGGGTGGTTCCGAACCGGCGACCTCGGCGTCATGGACGAGTCCGGTTATATCCGCATCACGGGGCGGCTGCGCGACGTCATCAATCGAGGCGGCGAAAAAATTCCCGTCGCGGAGGTCGAGCAGCTGCTCGGAGATCACCCCGCGATCGACGACGTCGCCATCGTTGCGATGCCGGACGCGCGACTCGGCGAGCGCGCGTGCGCGTTCGTCGTGCTGCGCCAGGGCGCGGGGCTCGATTTCGACCGGATGCAGCACTATCTCGACGCCTGCCAGGTCGCGAAACACTACTGGCCCGAGCGGCTCGAGATCGTGAACGAGCTGCCGCGAACGCCGTCCGGCAAGGTGCAAAAGTACGTACTTCGCGAGCGCGCCAAGAGCTTACGTCCGTCCCCGCGAGTCAAGGAGAAGATTTCTTGA
- the aroF gene encoding 3-deoxy-7-phosphoheptulonate synthase — protein sequence MERGVNVPQSYRLVRRDARSERTVVRLRSGATFGGDEVAICAGPCGVESREQLETAARSVAQSGANVLRGGAYKPRTSPYSFQGLGEEALKLLRYAGDRYGLGVVTEVLDPRDVEKVARYADMLQIGARNMQNFPLLREVGQTRMPVLLKRGISATVQEWLLAAEYVLLGGNEGVVLCERGVRSFDVATRNLLDISVVPLLDEMTHLPVIVDPSHAMGIARLVPPIAIASLAAGAHGLLIEVHPDPPNALSDGAQSLDCDQFENLMRRLAPVAEFTGRRLPRRSQSNDGVTGAVRSSKSGVRLA from the coding sequence GTGGAGCGAGGGGTAAACGTACCGCAATCGTACCGCCTGGTCCGGCGTGACGCGCGGTCGGAGCGGACGGTCGTGCGGTTGCGCAGCGGTGCGACGTTTGGCGGCGACGAGGTCGCGATTTGCGCCGGTCCCTGCGGCGTGGAATCGCGCGAACAGCTCGAGACCGCGGCCCGCAGCGTCGCGCAATCCGGCGCAAACGTGCTGCGCGGGGGCGCCTACAAGCCCCGCACGTCGCCGTATTCGTTTCAAGGCCTCGGCGAAGAGGCGCTCAAGTTGCTGCGCTACGCGGGCGATCGCTACGGCCTCGGCGTCGTGACCGAGGTGCTCGATCCGCGCGACGTCGAGAAGGTCGCGCGCTACGCCGACATGCTGCAGATCGGTGCGCGCAACATGCAGAACTTCCCGCTGCTGCGCGAGGTCGGTCAGACGCGCATGCCCGTGCTGTTGAAACGCGGCATTTCGGCGACCGTGCAAGAGTGGCTGTTGGCCGCGGAATACGTGCTCCTCGGAGGCAACGAGGGCGTCGTGCTCTGCGAGCGTGGCGTGCGATCCTTTGACGTCGCGACGCGTAACCTGCTCGACATCTCGGTCGTGCCGCTGCTGGATGAGATGACGCATCTCCCGGTGATCGTCGATCCGTCGCATGCGATGGGCATCGCGCGGCTGGTGCCGCCGATCGCGATCGCCAGCCTAGCCGCGGGAGCGCACGGGCTGCTCATCGAGGTGCATCCCGATCCGCCGAACGCGCTCTCGGACGGCGCGCAATCGCTCGATTGCGATCAGTTCGAGAATCTGATGCGCCGGCTCGCGCCGGTCGCTGAATTTACCGGGCGAAGGCTGCCGAGGCGCAGCCAATCCAACGACGGAGTTACCGGAGCGGTGCGGTCGAGCAAGAGCGGTGTAAGGCTCGCGTAA
- a CDS encoding acyl-CoA dehydrogenase family protein, producing MKQLERAGVFDEASFARLKEEIAAYVAGPAEAWASRIEAERRVPLELWDELRARGYLSLAAPAAYGGREIPFLRYLELIELFSMSHASVRMIVHVVNGTWRAMDRFATPEQRRKFVIPSVKGEIKIAFTLTEPTAGTGADLRCSVVREGETYYLSGEKHLITFGTICDHWLLFARTAGTRGAEGTVALLVDRNAPGATVTAMEESMGVRGTDHARLSFDRAPVPVANRLGAEGDGLAVALGGFLTPSRISVAMSCVGLARRAQDLAMAYAARRETFGKKLEQRQAIRFMLAENATDIEAARQLVLHAARRWEAGAADAAMLSSMSKLQAVEMLTRVTDKALQIHGGIGFWQPNAIERVYRDARAQRFEEGTNEIQKTVIARELIDGGGRDT from the coding sequence TTGAAACAACTCGAGCGCGCCGGCGTCTTCGACGAGGCCTCGTTCGCGCGTTTGAAGGAAGAGATCGCGGCATACGTCGCGGGCCCGGCGGAAGCGTGGGCGTCGCGAATCGAAGCGGAGAGGCGCGTGCCCCTCGAGCTCTGGGACGAACTGCGCGCGCGCGGCTACCTCTCGCTGGCTGCGCCCGCGGCATACGGCGGCCGCGAGATCCCGTTCCTACGGTACTTGGAACTCATCGAACTCTTCTCGATGTCGCACGCATCGGTCCGCATGATCGTGCACGTCGTCAACGGCACATGGCGCGCCATGGATCGCTTTGCGACGCCGGAGCAGCGCCGCAAATTCGTCATCCCGTCGGTCAAGGGCGAAATCAAAATCGCCTTCACGCTGACCGAGCCGACCGCTGGAACGGGCGCGGATCTGCGTTGCAGCGTCGTGCGCGAGGGCGAAACGTACTACCTGAGCGGCGAGAAGCACCTCATCACGTTCGGGACGATCTGCGATCACTGGCTGCTCTTCGCGCGCACGGCCGGAACGCGCGGGGCCGAAGGTACCGTCGCGCTCCTCGTCGACCGGAACGCGCCGGGCGCCACCGTGACCGCCATGGAGGAGTCGATGGGCGTGCGCGGCACCGATCACGCGCGCCTGAGCTTCGATCGCGCGCCGGTTCCCGTCGCGAATCGGCTGGGAGCCGAAGGCGACGGATTAGCGGTCGCGCTCGGCGGATTCCTGACACCGAGCCGCATCTCGGTGGCGATGAGCTGCGTCGGATTGGCGCGGCGCGCACAGGACCTGGCTATGGCGTACGCCGCCAGACGCGAGACGTTCGGCAAGAAGCTCGAGCAGCGCCAGGCGATCCGCTTCATGCTTGCCGAGAACGCTACCGACATCGAGGCGGCGCGGCAGCTCGTGCTTCACGCCGCGCGGCGGTGGGAAGCCGGCGCAGCGGATGCCGCGATGCTCTCTTCGATGTCGAAGCTGCAGGCCGTCGAGATGCTGACCCGTGTGACCGACAAGGCGCTCCAGATCCACGGCGGGATCGGCTTCTGGCAGCCGAATGCGATCGAGCGCGTCTACCGCGACGCGCGTGCACAGCGTTTCGAAGAGGGGACGAACGAGATTCAGAAGACCGTCATCGCCCGCGAGCTCATCGACGGCGGAGGAAGGGATACGTGA
- the msrA gene encoding peptide-methionine (S)-S-oxide reductase MsrA, translating into MNTQTATFAAGCFWGVEAAFRQVPGVLDAVSGYTGGQTDNPTYRQVCGHTTGHAEAVEVTFDAQRVTYDELLNVFWQIHDPTQLNRQGPDVGDQYRSAIFTHGAEQERAAAASRDREQQRYDRAIVTQIVPATRFWAAEEYHQRYFEKNGGAACHVIPGGAR; encoded by the coding sequence ATGAACACGCAAACCGCAACATTCGCGGCCGGTTGCTTCTGGGGGGTCGAGGCGGCGTTCCGACAGGTCCCCGGCGTGCTGGACGCGGTCTCCGGTTACACCGGCGGCCAAACCGACAACCCGACGTACCGGCAGGTCTGCGGCCACACTACCGGCCACGCCGAAGCCGTCGAAGTCACCTTCGATGCACAGCGCGTCACCTACGACGAGCTCCTGAATGTTTTCTGGCAGATTCACGACCCGACGCAGCTCAATCGCCAGGGGCCCGACGTGGGCGATCAGTATCGCTCGGCGATCTTCACGCACGGCGCAGAGCAGGAGCGCGCAGCAGCGGCGTCGCGCGATCGCGAACAGCAACGCTACGACCGCGCGATCGTTACGCAGATCGTGCCGGCCACGCGATTCTGGGCCGCCGAAGAGTATCATCAGCGTTACTTCGAAAAGAACGGCGGCGCGGCGTGTCACGTCATTCCGGGAGGCGCCCGATGA
- the lysA gene encoding diaminopimelate decarboxylase produces the protein MPWEGALAPGQTRDPNGNLTIGSILARRLAERYGTPLLVVNLGVVDAALDALEGCTRPLDVGVSYAAKAFATIEFVRYLARRGIGLDVCSLGELVTAERAGFPPERVTLHGAGKSDDELVAVCRGRAGCVVVDGIEELARLARLSRDAGPVDVLLRLNVGIEAHTHEFLRTGGDDTKFGIHQRDEPLAADLLRASSGLRFVGLHAHVGSQIYESSPYVAAAHELVSAARRFAGAGLPARRVVIGGGFGVQTRPGERAESLDVGATLRAATERVTKDARRYGIPAPRLEIEPGRAVVGPAGTTLYRVLAVKRQTRRTFVVVDGGVAENPRPALYGAYHHVVPAAAPSDDVAEVTLCGRSCENDELGIVRLPCGVRDGDLLAMCTTGAYTYSMAGNYNRFPRPAVVAVADGSERLLARRESIDDVLRNDA, from the coding sequence GTGCCCTGGGAGGGCGCGCTGGCTCCGGGTCAGACGCGCGATCCAAACGGCAACCTGACCATCGGAAGCATTCTCGCGCGGCGCCTGGCAGAAAGGTACGGAACGCCGCTGCTCGTCGTGAATCTCGGCGTCGTCGACGCGGCGCTCGATGCGCTGGAAGGATGCACGCGTCCGCTCGACGTCGGAGTGTCCTACGCCGCGAAGGCGTTCGCGACGATCGAGTTCGTGCGGTACCTGGCACGGCGTGGCATCGGCCTCGACGTCTGCTCGCTCGGCGAGCTCGTCACGGCGGAGCGCGCCGGCTTTCCGCCGGAGCGCGTGACGCTGCACGGCGCCGGAAAGAGCGACGACGAGCTGGTTGCGGTCTGCCGCGGCCGAGCCGGCTGCGTCGTAGTTGACGGAATCGAGGAGCTCGCGCGTCTCGCGCGCCTGTCGCGCGACGCCGGCCCGGTGGACGTTCTTCTGCGGCTCAACGTGGGCATCGAGGCGCACACGCACGAGTTTCTGCGCACGGGCGGTGACGATACGAAGTTCGGGATCCACCAGCGCGACGAGCCCCTCGCCGCGGACCTGCTGCGCGCGTCGAGCGGGCTGCGCTTCGTCGGGCTGCACGCGCATGTAGGCTCGCAGATCTACGAATCCTCGCCGTACGTCGCGGCCGCTCACGAGCTCGTCTCCGCCGCGCGGCGCTTCGCCGGCGCCGGTCTGCCGGCACGTCGCGTGGTCATCGGCGGCGGGTTCGGCGTGCAGACGCGGCCGGGCGAACGCGCCGAATCGCTCGATGTGGGCGCCACGCTGCGCGCCGCGACCGAACGCGTCACGAAGGACGCTCGCCGCTACGGCATCCCGGCGCCGCGCCTCGAGATCGAGCCCGGACGCGCCGTGGTCGGACCTGCCGGAACCACGCTCTACCGCGTGCTGGCAGTCAAGCGTCAGACGCGACGGACCTTCGTCGTCGTCGACGGGGGAGTCGCCGAAAATCCGCGCCCCGCCCTGTACGGCGCGTACCATCACGTGGTGCCGGCCGCCGCGCCGAGCGACGATGTTGCCGAGGTCACGCTGTGCGGCCGATCCTGCGAGAACGACGAGCTCGGGATCGTGCGGCTTCCGTGCGGCGTGCGCGACGGCGACCTTCTGGCGATGTGCACGACGGGCGCGTATACGTACAGCATGGCTGGAAACTACAACCGCTTTCCGCGTCCCGCCGTCGTCGCGGTCGCGGACGGCTCGGAGCGCCTGCTGGCGCGCCGCGAGAGCATCGACGACGTCCTGCGGAACGACGCATGA
- a CDS encoding beta-ketoacyl-[acyl-carrier-protein] synthase family protein — protein MNQAAVEHVAVTGVGVVSPIGYTVESFWRNLLDGRRAIAPMGNGARVSGNALWAAVSDDFLEHTGLPPGALRNTDRFTQYAMVATAAALRRARYDPPAERTAVIIGNTMGGFPLVADSQTRFAEDGGRAVSPKLMALVIPNMASAFIAMHWNLHGPQLAISTACASSLDAIGLASGMIERGEIDAAIAGGSETLLSPLVYESLVRAGALSRNSDADRASRPFDVDRDGFVMGDGAAVLVLERAELAAARGAEILARIRGYGSVADGYHITSPDPSAKYEVIAMRNALDRAGDAAEACHVVYAHATGTLVGDAAEARAIDGVYAGDGAVVTSIKGHIGHSMASSGAMCAIAGIAGMHDSLIPPTVGTERLDPATRFDLVRARARAHSYSAFQVNAFGFGGQNASLVVSR, from the coding sequence GTGAATCAGGCGGCAGTGGAGCACGTTGCGGTCACCGGAGTGGGAGTGGTTTCGCCGATAGGCTATACAGTCGAGTCGTTCTGGCGCAACTTGCTGGACGGGAGGCGCGCGATCGCACCGATGGGCAATGGCGCGCGAGTCTCCGGCAACGCGCTGTGGGCGGCGGTTTCCGACGACTTCTTAGAGCACACGGGGCTCCCGCCGGGAGCGCTGCGCAACACCGATCGTTTCACACAGTACGCGATGGTGGCGACCGCGGCGGCGCTGCGCCGCGCGCGCTACGATCCTCCTGCCGAACGCACTGCGGTCATCATCGGCAACACGATGGGCGGCTTTCCTCTCGTCGCGGATTCGCAGACACGCTTCGCCGAGGACGGCGGGCGCGCCGTCAGCCCAAAGCTGATGGCTCTCGTCATACCTAACATGGCGAGCGCGTTCATCGCGATGCACTGGAACCTGCACGGCCCGCAGCTCGCGATCAGCACGGCGTGCGCGTCATCGCTCGACGCGATCGGTCTGGCCTCGGGAATGATCGAGCGCGGCGAGATCGACGCAGCGATCGCCGGCGGCAGCGAGACGCTCCTGAGCCCGCTGGTGTACGAGAGCCTCGTGCGCGCCGGCGCGCTGTCGCGCAACTCGGACGCCGACCGCGCGTCGCGGCCGTTCGACGTCGATCGCGACGGCTTCGTGATGGGCGACGGCGCCGCCGTGCTCGTGCTCGAGCGCGCGGAGCTGGCCGCGGCGCGAGGAGCCGAAATTCTTGCCCGCATCCGCGGATACGGATCGGTCGCGGACGGCTATCACATCACGTCGCCCGATCCGTCGGCAAAGTACGAGGTGATCGCAATGCGCAACGCGCTCGACCGCGCCGGCGACGCGGCGGAGGCCTGCCATGTGGTGTACGCGCACGCGACGGGAACGCTCGTGGGCGACGCCGCGGAAGCACGCGCTATCGACGGCGTCTATGCCGGCGACGGTGCAGTCGTCACGTCGATCAAGGGCCACATTGGACACAGCATGGCGAGCTCGGGCGCGATGTGCGCGATCGCGGGAATCGCGGGCATGCACGATTCGCTGATACCCCCGACGGTCGGAACGGAGCGGCTCGATCCTGCGACGCGCTTCGATCTGGTCAGGGCGCGTGCGCGCGCCCATTCGTATTCGGCCTTTCAAGTCAACGCCTTCGGCTTCGGCGGACAGAACGCGTCGCTCGTCGTATCAAGGTAG